Proteins encoded in a region of the Labeo rohita strain BAU-BD-2019 chromosome 22, IGBB_LRoh.1.0, whole genome shotgun sequence genome:
- the LOC127153587 gene encoding SLAM family member 5-like, protein MKSVTEGDSVTLNTDVTELQKTDQILWMFGSQETRIAEIHKLNIDMYDSNETFGDRLKMDTQTGSLTIRNIKTEDSGVYKLQIISKTTSYKRFNVTVYAPLPVPVITSDFLICSSSSERSVSKCSLLCSVLNVSDVTLSWYKGNSLLSSISVSDLSISLSLPLEVEYQDKNTYSCVINNPISNQTKHLNISQLCH, encoded by the exons ATGAAGTCAGTGACtgagggagattctgtcactctaAACACTGATGTTACTGAACTACAGAAAACTGATCAGATACTGTGGATGTTTGGATCTCAAGAGACTCGTATAGCTGAAATCCATAAGCTGAACATTGATATGTATGACAGTAATGAGACATTTGGAGACAGACTGAAGATGGACactcaaactggatctctgaccatcagaAACATAAAAACTGAAGACTCTGGAGTTTACAAACTACAGATCATCAGCAAAACCACCTCCTACAAGAGATTCAATGTTACTGTTTATG CTCCTCTACCTGTTCCTGTCATCACCAGTGACTTTTTAATCTGTTcttcatcatctgaaagatcAGTGTCTAAATGTTCACTGCTGTGTTCAGTgttgaatgtgagtgatgtgactctctcctggtacaaaggaaacagtttattgtccagcatcagtgtgtctgatctcagcatcagtctctctctacctctggaggtggaatatcaggataaaaacacctacagctgtgtgatcaacaatcccatcagcaaccagaccaaACATCTCAACATCAGTCAACTCTGTCAC
- the LOC127153409 gene encoding SLAM family member 8-like: MFILICLCSWSLAGVFSESVSVMEGESLTLNAGVTEMQRDDLILWTFGPLLIAKINGKDNKREFYDERFRDRLKLNHQTGSLTITNTRTTDSGLYTVTSSKIEMPLNTFNITVYAHLPVPVISSMSSQNPSSSGSPASKCSLLCSVVNVTDVTLSWYKENSLLSNISVSDLSISLSLPLEVEYQDKNIYSCVINNPISNQTKHLNISGLCHTYADKGLSSLYTGLISAAAVAGSLLIVVVVWILCICRKEGKYYLLLINV; this comes from the exons ATGTTTATTCTCATCTGTTTGTGCTCATGGAGTCTGGCTG GTGTGTTTAGTGAGTCAGTGTCGGTGATGGAGGGAGAATCTCTCACTTTAAACGCTGGTGTTACTGAAATGCAGCGCGATGATCTGATATTGTGGACATTTGGACCCCTTCTCATAGCTAAAATCAATGGAAAAGACAATAAGAGAGAGTTTTACGATGAAAGATTCAGAGACAGATTGAAGCTGAAtcatcaaactggatctctgaccatcacaaacaccagaaccacagactctggactttatacAGTCACCAGCAGCAAAATAGAGATGCCGCTCAACACATTCAATATCACTGTCTATG CTCATCTGCCTGTACCTGTCATCAGCAGCATGTCTTCACAAAATCCATCATCATCAGGATCACCAGCATCCAAATGTTCACtgctgtgttcagtggtgaatgtgactgatgtgactctctcctggtacaaagaaaacagtttattgtccaacatcagtgtgtctgatctcagcatcagtctctctctacctctggaggtggaatatcaggataaaaacatctacagctgtgtgatcaataATCCTATCAGCAACCAGACCAAACATCTCAACATCAGTGGACTCTGTCACACATATGCAG ATAAAGGCCTGTCCTCACTGTACACTGGGCTGAtctctgctgctgctgttgctggaTCTCTGTTGATTGTAGTTGTAGTCTGGATCTTGTGCATCTGCAGGAAAGAGGGCAAGTATTACCTACTGCtgataaatgtgtaa
- the LOC127153410 gene encoding uncharacterized protein LOC127153410, translating into MSVRRADYYISSVIKLFHKLQKKMFILICLCSWSLAGVFSESVSVMEGESLTLNTGVTEMQHDDLILWTFGPLLIAKINGKDNKKEFYDERFRDRLKLNHQTGSLTITNTRTTDSGLYTVTSSKIEMPLNTFNITVYAHMPVPVISSMSSQNPSSSGSPTSKCLLLCSVVNERLPSWTIPMHAFLCSVRHMVSWETVTPVNLHGDFLQLFSSEDAPVEMLTSVDGLDVSRVQVEEDVVSP; encoded by the exons ATGAGTGTCAGGAGGGCCGATTATTATATCAGTTCTGTTATTAAACTGTTTCATAAACTGCAGAAGAAAATGTTTATTCTCATCTGTTTGTGCTCATGGAGTCTGGCTG GTGTGTTTAGTGAGTCAGTGTCGGTGATGGAGGGAGAATCTCTCACTTTAAACACTGGTGTTACTGAAATGCAGCACGATGATCTGATATTGTGGACATTTGGACCCCTTCTCATAGCGAAAATCAATGGAAAAGACAATAAGAAAGAGTTTTATGATGAAAGATTCAGAGACAGATTGAAGCTGAAtcatcaaactggatctctaaccatcacaaacaccagaaccacagactctggactttatacAGTTACCAGCAGCAAAATAGAGATGCCGCTCAACACATTCAATATCACTGTCTATG CTCATATGCCTGTACCTGTCATCAGCAGTATGTCTTCACAAAATCCATCATCATCAGGATCACCAACATCCAAATGTTTACtgctgtgttcagtggtgaat GAGAGGCTTCCTTCGTGGACGATACCCATGCATGCCTTCCTCTGCAGTGTGCGCCATATGGTGTCATGGGAAACGGTCACTCCAGTGAACTTGCATGGTGATTTTCTTCAACTCTTCTCATCAGAAGACGCTCCTGTCGAGATGTTAACTTCCGTGGACGGCCTGGACGTCTCT AGAGTTCAAGTGGAGGAGGATGTGGTGTCGCCCTGA
- the LOC127153586 gene encoding SLAM family member 5-like — MKSVTEGDSVTLNTDVTELQKTDQILWMFGSQETRIAEIHKLNIDMYDSDETFGDRLKMDSQTGSLTIRNIRTEHSGVYKLQIISKTTSFKRFNVTVYAPLPVPVITSSCSSSTSSVFKCSLLCSVLNVSDVSLSWYKGNSLLSSISVSDLSISLSLPLEVEYQDKNTYSCVINNPISNQTTHLDIGQLCQPCTDCIHCCGVTEAVIRLALSGGCGYCWCAGL, encoded by the exons ATGAAGTCAGTGACtgagggagattctgtcactctaAACACTGATGTTACTGAACTACAGAAAACTGATCAGATACTGTGGATGTTTGGATCTCAAGAGACTCGTATAGCTGAAATCCATAAGCTGAACATTGATATGTATGACAGTGACGAGACATTTGGAGACAGACTGAAGATGGACagtcaaactggatctctgaccatcagaAACATCAGAACTGAACACTCTGGAGTTTACAAACTACAGATCATCAGCAAGACCACCTCCTTCAAGAGATTCAATGTTACTGTTTATG ctcctctgcctgttcctgtcatcaCCAGTAGCTGCTCTTCATCAACATCATCAGTGTTCAAATGTTCATTGCTGTGTTCAGTgttgaatgtgagtgatgtgagtctctcctggtacaaaggaaacagtttattgtccagcatcagtgtgtctgatctcagcatcagtctctctctacctctggaggtggaatatcaggataaaaacacctacagctgtgtgatcaacaatcccatcagcaaccagaccacACATCTGGACATCGGTCAACTCTGTCAGCCATGCACAG ACTGTATCCACTGCTGTGGCGTTACTGAAGCTGTGATCCGATTGGCTCTGTCTGGTGGGTGTGGCTACTGTTGGTGTGCTGGTTTATGA